The following proteins are encoded in a genomic region of Saccharopolyspora antimicrobica:
- a CDS encoding DedA family protein, whose product MTEFLAGIPGPLALIAAMAVLFAESGLLIGVFLPGTGTVLAIGLLAGGGVVEVWLAAVCASTATALGCQHSFYRGRRGGLLRREMVKRLGEQRVARLESSLDGRAEVTVAVSQCFAAVRTLVPRLAARTEMSHLRFTLCNLPVAIAWATTLVLLGAWSGDAYDRVETIAGLAGLPVLLLAAAVAVTIWWLRRKNRLRA is encoded by the coding sequence GTGACCGAGTTCCTGGCGGGAATCCCCGGACCGCTCGCGCTGATCGCCGCGATGGCCGTGCTGTTCGCCGAATCCGGCCTGCTGATCGGTGTTTTCCTGCCCGGCACGGGCACCGTGCTGGCGATCGGCCTGCTGGCGGGCGGCGGTGTCGTCGAGGTGTGGCTGGCCGCGGTCTGCGCCTCCACCGCGACGGCGCTGGGCTGCCAGCACAGCTTCTACCGCGGTCGCCGCGGCGGCCTGCTGCGCCGGGAAATGGTGAAACGGCTGGGCGAGCAGCGAGTTGCGCGCCTGGAGTCCTCACTGGACGGACGCGCCGAGGTGACCGTGGCGGTGTCGCAGTGCTTCGCGGCGGTGCGCACCCTGGTGCCCAGGCTGGCGGCCCGCACGGAGATGTCCCACCTCCGCTTCACCCTCTGCAACCTGCCGGTCGCCATCGCCTGGGCGACGACCCTGGTCCTCCTCGGCGCCTGGTCCGGCGACGCCTACGACCGGGTGGAGACCATCGCAGGCCTGGCCGGACTCCCGGTCCTCCTGCTGGCCGCAGCGGTAGCGGTGACGATCTGGTGGCTCCGCCGCAAGAACCGCCTCCGTGCCTGA
- a CDS encoding PhzF family phenazine biosynthesis protein — protein sequence MDRGEAERVQRLVGFSSDPNGGNPAGVVLDAVGLSDADMLRIAADVGYSETAFVFPRGEREHDIRFFSPKAEVSFCGHATIATAVALAERDGTGRIDLHTRAGLITVDTQVDGSGRPTATLTSVPTSVRDVEPAILDEALAALGWSGDDLDPDLPPRIAFGGNDHLVLAVSTREKLAALSYDFDRLGKLMADQDWTTLQLVWRESPELFHARDPFPPGGVVEDAATGAAAAAFGGYLKHLGLVTPPTAFRIHQGFDMGRPSILDVEVAADHDRIRVTGTAARIQ from the coding sequence GTGGATCGCGGAGAGGCGGAACGGGTCCAGCGGTTGGTGGGGTTCAGCAGCGATCCCAACGGTGGTAACCCCGCAGGAGTGGTGCTCGACGCGGTGGGGCTGTCCGATGCGGACATGCTGCGGATCGCCGCGGACGTCGGGTACTCCGAGACCGCGTTCGTGTTCCCGCGCGGTGAGCGCGAGCACGACATCCGCTTCTTCAGCCCGAAGGCGGAGGTCTCGTTCTGCGGGCACGCCACGATCGCGACCGCCGTCGCGCTCGCCGAACGCGACGGCACTGGCCGGATCGACCTGCACACCCGCGCCGGACTGATCACAGTGGACACCCAGGTCGACGGCTCCGGCCGGCCCACCGCGACTTTGACCAGCGTGCCCACCTCGGTCCGCGACGTCGAACCCGCGATCCTCGACGAGGCGCTGGCGGCGCTCGGCTGGAGCGGCGATGACCTCGACCCGGACCTGCCGCCGCGCATCGCCTTCGGTGGCAACGACCACCTCGTCCTGGCGGTGTCCACGAGGGAGAAGCTGGCGGCGCTGTCCTACGACTTCGACCGACTCGGCAAGCTGATGGCCGACCAGGACTGGACGACGCTGCAGCTGGTCTGGCGCGAGAGCCCCGAGCTCTTCCACGCGCGTGACCCGTTCCCGCCGGGCGGTGTCGTCGAGGACGCGGCGACCGGCGCGGCCGCGGCGGCGTTCGGCGGCTACCTCAAGCACCTCGGCCTGGTCACCCCGCCGACCGCCTTCCGCATCCACCAGGGCTTCGACATGGGCCGCCCCAGCATCCTCGACGTCGAGGTCGCAGCCGACCACGACCGGATCCGCGTCACCGGCACCGCCGCCCGCATCCAGTAA
- a CDS encoding IclR family transcriptional regulator has translation MTTGPQRASQGGGVQSVERTFELLELMADAGGEVALSELAEKSGLPLPTIHRIIRTLVSNGYARQQPSRRYALGPRLIRLGETASRALGSWARPYLAELTEATGETSNMAVLDGEQIVYVAQVPSQHSMRMFTEVGRRVDAHATAVGKAVMATMPPDTVTQLLSRTTMHPQTERTIVTVESMHEELARVRQQGYALDDGEQEVGVRCYAVAVPGAPAGAAISISGPEGRMTRISTDEVIPLMQRLAKDLAAELSVSNSA, from the coding sequence ATGACCACTGGCCCGCAGCGGGCAAGCCAGGGCGGAGGGGTGCAGTCGGTCGAACGCACCTTCGAGCTGCTGGAACTCATGGCCGATGCCGGTGGTGAGGTGGCCCTGTCCGAGCTCGCCGAGAAGTCCGGCCTGCCGCTACCGACGATCCACCGCATCATCCGCACCCTGGTGAGCAACGGCTACGCCCGGCAGCAGCCGTCCCGCCGCTACGCGCTCGGCCCGCGGCTGATCCGCCTCGGCGAGACCGCCAGCCGCGCGCTCGGCTCCTGGGCCCGTCCCTACCTCGCCGAGCTCACCGAGGCGACCGGCGAGACCTCGAACATGGCGGTGCTCGACGGCGAGCAGATCGTCTACGTCGCGCAGGTGCCCTCGCAGCACTCGATGCGGATGTTCACCGAGGTCGGCCGCCGCGTCGACGCGCACGCCACGGCGGTCGGCAAGGCGGTGATGGCCACCATGCCGCCGGACACCGTGACCCAGCTGCTGTCCCGCACCACGATGCACCCGCAGACGGAGCGCACCATCGTCACCGTCGAGTCGATGCACGAGGAGCTGGCCCGCGTCCGCCAGCAGGGCTACGCGCTGGACGACGGCGAGCAGGAGGTCGGCGTCCGCTGCTACGCGGTGGCGGTGCCGGGAGCCCCGGCAGGCGCGGCGATCTCGATCAGCGGCCCGGAGGGCCGGATGACCCGCATCTCGACGGACGAGGTCATCCCGCTGATGCAGCGCCTGGCCAAGGACCTCGCCGCGGAGCTCAGCGTCAGCAACAGCGCCTGA
- the aceB gene encoding malate synthase A, producing MSETAAGVQVVGGAVERGDEILTKEALEFVAGLQRAFGARRDELLERRKQRRAEASAKGRLDFLEETRHIREGDWQVAAPPADIADRRVEITGPTDRKMAINALNSGAKVWLADLEDANTPHWRNVVSGQVNLYDLVRKQIELVTEKKTYKLRDDVQHAVPLVRPRGWHFDEKHVLVDGKPAVAALVDFGLHFFHNAKELLSRGSGPYFYLPKMESHLEARLWNDVFTHAQQELGVPHGSVRATVLIETYPAAFEMEEILYELRDHSAGLNAGRWDYLFSVIKTFRDSDKYILPDRNAVTMTAPFMRAYTELLVRTCHKRGAFAIGGMAAFIPTKDDSNAAAMEKVHADKKREAGDGFDGSWVAHPGLVPICFEEFDAVLGDKPNQIDRTRDEVQVTADQLLAVAETPGEKTIEGLRAAVDVGVRYIVSWLGGNGAAAIHNLMEDAATAEISRSQIWQWLHNDVVLAGGERVTSDLVRETLADTEKQLRAEEGFPVENLGRAVELFEQVAVADEFVDFLTLPAYEEID from the coding sequence ATGTCCGAAACGGCAGCAGGAGTGCAGGTCGTCGGCGGCGCCGTCGAGCGCGGGGACGAGATCCTGACCAAGGAAGCGCTCGAGTTCGTGGCCGGTCTGCAGCGCGCCTTCGGCGCTCGTCGCGACGAGCTGCTCGAGCGTCGCAAGCAGCGTCGCGCGGAGGCCAGCGCCAAGGGCCGGCTGGACTTCCTGGAGGAGACCCGGCACATCCGCGAGGGCGACTGGCAGGTGGCCGCACCGCCCGCCGACATCGCCGACCGCCGCGTCGAGATCACCGGCCCGACCGACCGCAAGATGGCGATCAACGCGCTGAACTCCGGCGCCAAGGTCTGGCTGGCCGACCTCGAGGACGCCAACACGCCGCACTGGCGCAACGTCGTCTCCGGCCAGGTCAACCTCTACGACCTGGTGCGCAAGCAGATCGAGCTGGTCACCGAGAAGAAGACCTACAAGCTGCGCGACGACGTCCAGCACGCGGTGCCGCTGGTGCGCCCGCGCGGCTGGCACTTCGACGAGAAGCACGTCCTGGTCGACGGCAAGCCCGCGGTCGCCGCGCTGGTCGACTTCGGCCTGCACTTCTTCCACAACGCCAAGGAACTCCTCAGCCGCGGCAGCGGGCCGTACTTCTACCTGCCGAAGATGGAGAGCCACCTCGAAGCGCGGCTGTGGAACGACGTGTTCACCCACGCCCAGCAGGAGCTCGGCGTCCCGCACGGCTCGGTGCGCGCCACCGTGCTGATCGAGACCTACCCGGCCGCGTTCGAGATGGAGGAGATCCTCTACGAGCTGCGCGACCACTCCGCGGGCCTCAACGCCGGCCGCTGGGACTACCTGTTCAGCGTCATCAAGACCTTCCGCGACTCCGACAAGTACATCCTGCCGGACCGCAACGCGGTGACCATGACCGCGCCGTTCATGCGCGCCTACACCGAGCTGCTGGTGCGCACCTGCCACAAGCGCGGCGCGTTCGCCATCGGCGGCATGGCCGCGTTCATCCCGACCAAGGACGACTCCAACGCCGCCGCGATGGAGAAGGTGCACGCGGACAAGAAGCGCGAGGCCGGCGACGGCTTCGACGGCTCCTGGGTCGCGCACCCGGGCCTGGTGCCGATCTGCTTCGAGGAGTTCGACGCGGTGCTGGGTGACAAGCCCAACCAGATCGACCGCACCCGCGACGAGGTCCAGGTGACCGCCGACCAGCTGCTCGCGGTGGCCGAGACGCCCGGTGAGAAGACCATCGAGGGTCTGCGCGCCGCGGTCGACGTGGGTGTCCGCTACATCGTGTCCTGGCTGGGCGGCAACGGTGCGGCGGCGATCCACAACCTGATGGAGGACGCGGCGACCGCGGAGATCTCCCGGTCGCAGATCTGGCAGTGGCTGCACAACGACGTGGTGCTGGCCGGCGGCGAGCGGGTCACCTCCGACCTGGTGCGCGAGACGCTGGCCGACACCGAGAAGCAGCTGCGTGCCGAAGAGGGCTTCCCGGTCGAGAACCTGGGCCGGGCGGTCGAGCTGTTCGAGCAGGTGGCGGTGGCCGACGAGTTCGTCGACTTCCTGACGCTGCCCGCCTACGAAGAGATCGACTGA
- a CDS encoding DUF6986 family protein, translating to MARTSLETAEVNRRLARLSAVDEHIAATYPGARAVRQPVHTCYVPANKVDADTVRLWEREALAALDRDAARPEDLVDILGMDPEIARAVHPRLRAKLQNSPLEDLRIDFEDGYGNPGDEAEDAEAERTAGVVADWLREGAAPANFGLRVKSFDTPQLRARSVRTLDVFLTALLRQHGSLPEGFVLTFPKVVDVAQVEVFVEFLGLFEQQLGLPERSLGFEIQVETTQSIVDSEGRLALPRFLRAGDGRVTGLHFGTYDYTAGCGLTAAHQHLAHRACDFARHVMQVSAAGTGVFLSDGSTNVLPVGDQVRHGWRTHYDLTRRSLEHGFYQGWDLHPAQLVTRYAAVFAAFRDSAPAEAARLSAYASASGGAVLDEPATARALAASFVRALDNGGIDAAEVKDLTGLSEAEVRKLGRL from the coding sequence GTGGCCAGAACCTCGCTGGAAACCGCCGAGGTCAACCGTCGGCTCGCCCGGCTTTCCGCCGTGGACGAGCACATCGCCGCCACCTATCCGGGTGCGCGTGCGGTCCGGCAGCCGGTGCACACCTGCTACGTGCCGGCGAACAAGGTCGACGCCGACACGGTTCGGCTGTGGGAGCGGGAGGCGCTGGCCGCGCTCGACCGGGACGCGGCCCGGCCGGAGGACCTGGTCGACATCCTCGGGATGGACCCGGAGATCGCGCGCGCCGTGCACCCGCGGCTGCGCGCCAAGCTGCAGAACTCCCCGCTGGAGGACCTGCGCATCGACTTCGAGGACGGCTACGGCAACCCCGGTGACGAGGCCGAGGACGCCGAGGCCGAGCGCACCGCCGGAGTGGTCGCCGACTGGCTGCGCGAGGGCGCGGCGCCGGCGAACTTCGGGCTGCGGGTCAAGTCCTTCGACACCCCGCAGCTGCGCGCCCGGTCGGTGCGCACGCTGGACGTCTTCCTCACCGCGCTGCTGCGGCAGCACGGCAGCCTGCCCGAAGGGTTCGTGCTGACCTTCCCGAAGGTGGTCGACGTCGCGCAGGTGGAGGTGTTCGTCGAGTTCCTCGGGCTCTTCGAGCAGCAGCTCGGCCTGCCGGAGCGGTCGCTGGGCTTCGAGATCCAGGTGGAGACCACTCAGTCCATCGTGGACTCCGAGGGTCGTCTGGCGCTGCCGCGCTTCCTGCGCGCGGGCGACGGCCGGGTCACCGGCCTGCACTTCGGCACCTACGACTACACCGCGGGCTGCGGCCTGACCGCCGCGCACCAGCACCTCGCGCACCGGGCCTGCGACTTCGCGCGCCACGTGATGCAGGTGTCGGCAGCGGGCACCGGCGTGTTCCTCTCCGACGGCTCGACGAACGTCCTGCCGGTCGGCGACCAGGTCCGCCACGGCTGGCGCACGCACTACGACCTCACCCGCCGCTCCCTGGAGCACGGCTTCTACCAGGGCTGGGACCTGCACCCGGCGCAGCTGGTGACCCGCTACGCGGCGGTGTTCGCGGCGTTCCGCGACTCGGCGCCCGCGGAGGCGGCCCGCCTGTCGGCGTACGCCTCGGCCAGCGGCGGAGCGGTCCTGGACGAGCCGGCGACGGCCCGCGCGCTGGCGGCGTCCTTCGTCCGAGCCCTGGACAACGGCGGCATCGACGCCGCCGAGGTCAAGGACCTGACCGGCCTCTCGGAAGCAGAGGTCCGCAAGCTCGGCCGACTCTGA
- a CDS encoding TetR family transcriptional regulator — MTGASGTDGLRARTRRAVRAEIAEVALELFLANGFDDTTVDEIARAAGMTKRSFFRYFPAKEDVVFGGIDAVGEQVVAELRAQPADRSPWECLHAVLRQWAEKIQSSQRELTGLQLIESTQSLRARFHQKREQWRQDVADVLRERSELDAFTADLLTNAATAALDTAARESQRNDANRLAALDRAFDRLRPAFAG; from the coding sequence GTGACTGGCGCTAGTGGTACGGACGGGCTCCGGGCGCGAACGCGCCGTGCGGTCCGCGCGGAGATAGCCGAAGTGGCCTTGGAGCTGTTCCTCGCGAACGGCTTCGACGACACCACCGTGGACGAGATCGCCCGTGCCGCGGGCATGACCAAGCGCAGCTTCTTCCGGTACTTCCCGGCCAAGGAGGACGTGGTCTTCGGCGGGATCGACGCGGTCGGCGAGCAGGTGGTGGCGGAGCTGCGCGCTCAGCCCGCGGACCGCTCGCCGTGGGAGTGCCTGCACGCGGTGCTGCGGCAGTGGGCGGAGAAGATCCAGTCCTCGCAACGAGAACTGACCGGCTTGCAGCTCATCGAGTCAACGCAGTCGCTGCGCGCCCGGTTCCACCAGAAGCGGGAGCAGTGGCGCCAAGACGTCGCCGACGTGCTGCGCGAGCGCTCCGAACTCGACGCCTTCACCGCCGACCTGCTGACCAACGCGGCGACGGCAGCTCTGGACACGGCAGCGCGCGAGTCGCAGCGCAACGACGCGAACCGCCTGGCAGCGCTCGACCGCGCCTTCGACCGGCTGCGTCCCGCTTTCGCCGGGTGA
- a CDS encoding SDR family NAD(P)-dependent oxidoreductase: protein MRGKTVLVTGGTGGIGKETARGLARLGAEVILVGRDGGRASAAVAELRSDTGNPRIEALLADVTSQDDLHRLASQVGDRGALDVLINNAGMVKERRELTADGVETAFAANVLAPYLLTRLLMPAMGGSGRVVNIAGGVPRGGIALDNLQGEKSYAGLLHYNQTKLALMAMSRAFAEQVREPGITINVAYPGHAYTDMNKALPTSAYPLVSRPIVPLLRRLMPVLYGGAAIGRAAASSVHLASDPGVAEVHGAYFNSKAQRAPWPAAVQDRRNREAIWALCAELTR, encoded by the coding sequence ATGCGGGGCAAGACGGTTCTCGTGACCGGAGGCACCGGCGGCATCGGCAAGGAGACCGCGCGCGGACTGGCGCGACTCGGGGCCGAGGTGATCCTGGTCGGGCGCGACGGTGGCCGGGCGAGCGCGGCGGTCGCGGAACTCCGCAGCGACACCGGGAATCCGCGCATCGAGGCGCTGCTCGCCGATGTGACCAGCCAGGACGATCTCCACCGGCTGGCGTCGCAGGTCGGCGACCGGGGTGCTTTGGACGTCCTGATAAACAACGCCGGAATGGTCAAGGAACGGCGGGAACTGACCGCGGACGGTGTGGAAACCGCGTTCGCGGCCAACGTCCTGGCCCCGTACCTGCTCACCCGCCTCCTGATGCCCGCGATGGGCGGTTCCGGGCGTGTCGTCAACATCGCGGGTGGGGTCCCGCGCGGCGGGATAGCGCTGGACAACCTGCAGGGGGAGAAGTCCTACGCGGGACTCCTGCACTACAACCAGACCAAGCTCGCGCTGATGGCGATGAGCCGCGCGTTCGCCGAGCAGGTGCGGGAACCCGGCATCACGATCAACGTCGCCTATCCCGGGCACGCATACACCGACATGAACAAGGCCTTGCCCACCAGCGCTTATCCACTCGTGTCCCGGCCGATCGTCCCGCTGCTGCGACGGTTGATGCCGGTGCTCTACGGCGGCGCGGCGATCGGGCGCGCGGCTGCCTCCAGCGTTCACCTGGCATCCGATCCCGGCGTCGCCGAGGTGCACGGGGCCTACTTCAACAGCAAGGCACAACGCGCACCGTGGCCCGCTGCAGTCCAAGACCGGCGCAACCGCGAGGCGATCTGGGCGCTCTGCGCCGAGCTCACCAGGTGA
- a CDS encoding serine/threonine-protein kinase: MLIDSLSSYYYGEPDQEWGSPEAPLAPGDLLAPGYRVVDHLRRGSRLDVYDVWSEERSCRCVAKTVRPERAEDQRAVGWLRNEGVLLTQFTHPHLVRGYEIVQTEEPARPAVITETLPGHTLAYLIDEHGRLRPIDAAVLGIQLCSVLTYLHGRGWVHLDVKPSNIVAVGGRAVLLDLSLSCRIGERSSAGTFDYLSPEQAAGERMTPAADTWGLGITLYEALSGTTPWAEVSHREHSENGTRYYPQRDRTAAPLRTHRRLPAALTRTIDACLAPSPESRPSVEEVATALIAWSGMNPATIDT; this comes from the coding sequence GTGTTGATCGACTCGTTGAGCTCGTACTACTACGGCGAACCGGACCAGGAGTGGGGAAGCCCGGAAGCCCCGCTGGCACCGGGTGATCTCCTCGCGCCCGGGTACCGGGTCGTCGACCACCTGCGCCGGGGCAGCCGCCTCGACGTCTACGACGTGTGGAGCGAGGAGCGCTCCTGCCGCTGCGTCGCCAAGACGGTCCGCCCGGAACGCGCCGAGGACCAGCGCGCGGTCGGCTGGCTGCGCAACGAGGGCGTGCTGCTGACCCAGTTCACGCACCCGCACCTGGTGCGCGGCTACGAGATCGTGCAGACCGAGGAGCCGGCGCGGCCGGCGGTGATCACCGAGACCCTGCCCGGTCACACGCTGGCCTACCTGATCGACGAGCACGGCAGGCTGCGGCCGATCGACGCCGCGGTGCTGGGCATCCAGCTGTGCTCGGTGCTGACCTACCTGCACGGCCGGGGCTGGGTGCATCTGGACGTCAAGCCGTCCAACATCGTGGCGGTGGGCGGCCGGGCGGTGCTGCTCGACCTGAGCCTGAGCTGCCGCATCGGCGAGCGCAGCTCGGCGGGCACGTTCGACTACCTCTCGCCGGAGCAGGCCGCCGGCGAGCGGATGACACCGGCTGCCGACACGTGGGGCCTGGGGATCACGCTGTACGAGGCGTTGTCCGGCACCACGCCGTGGGCGGAGGTCTCGCACCGCGAGCACAGCGAGAACGGAACCCGCTACTACCCGCAGCGCGACCGGACCGCAGCGCCGCTGCGCACCCACCGCCGCCTGCCCGCGGCGCTGACCCGCACCATCGACGCCTGCCTGGCCCCGAGCCCGGAATCCCGCCCGTCGGTGGAAGAAGTCGCAACAGCCCTGATCGCCTGGTCCGGCATGAACCCGGCGACGATCGACACCTGA
- a CDS encoding S8 family serine peptidase, translating to MRIRALLTAGLVGLSVLAAHTTATAQQAGDPLSEKQWGLAQLRAPEAWATSTGAGQVIAVVDTGVDLGHPELAGKLVPGATFAGCGERPAPCGNGDWLGVDGVGQPADVHGTHVAGIAAAATGNGIGIAGVAPDARIMPVKALEDGSGSFAEIGAGVRWAADNGANVINLSLGAIPGAQLLTLIGLTPETKDAIAYAREKGVVVVASAGNETAPLCGTPAWEAGALCVTATDPAELHSVYSNLGLKLDTKAVAAPGGSSLQGCDGDVWAPVPRGAGSPDCGQSDYDSLAGTSMAAPQVAGVAALLGAQGRDADGIEQALMRSARTPLVGARGLFTPLYGYGIVDAQAAVQQPM from the coding sequence ATGCGGATTCGGGCACTGCTGACCGCTGGGCTGGTCGGACTGTCGGTCCTGGCCGCCCACACGACCGCCACCGCGCAGCAGGCCGGTGATCCGCTCAGCGAGAAGCAGTGGGGGCTGGCGCAGCTGCGGGCGCCGGAGGCGTGGGCGACCAGCACCGGCGCGGGCCAGGTCATCGCCGTGGTGGACACCGGCGTCGACCTCGGGCACCCCGAGCTGGCGGGCAAGCTGGTGCCGGGTGCGACCTTCGCGGGCTGCGGTGAGCGCCCGGCGCCGTGCGGCAACGGCGACTGGCTCGGGGTGGACGGCGTCGGGCAGCCCGCCGACGTCCACGGAACGCACGTCGCGGGCATCGCGGCGGCTGCGACGGGCAACGGGATCGGCATCGCCGGGGTCGCGCCGGATGCGCGGATCATGCCGGTCAAGGCGCTGGAGGACGGCTCCGGCAGCTTCGCCGAGATCGGCGCGGGCGTCCGCTGGGCGGCCGACAACGGCGCGAACGTCATCAACCTCAGCCTCGGCGCCATCCCCGGCGCGCAGCTGCTGACGCTGATCGGGCTGACGCCCGAGACCAAGGACGCCATCGCCTACGCGCGGGAGAAGGGCGTGGTCGTGGTGGCCTCCGCGGGCAACGAGACCGCGCCGCTGTGCGGCACCCCGGCGTGGGAGGCCGGCGCGTTGTGCGTCACCGCCACCGACCCGGCCGAGCTGCACTCGGTGTACTCCAACCTCGGCCTGAAGCTGGACACCAAAGCGGTTGCCGCGCCTGGTGGCTCCTCGCTGCAGGGCTGCGACGGGGATGTCTGGGCGCCGGTTCCGCGCGGCGCGGGCTCGCCGGACTGCGGGCAGAGCGACTACGACTCGCTCGCCGGAACCTCCATGGCCGCCCCGCAGGTCGCGGGCGTCGCGGCGCTGCTCGGCGCGCAAGGACGCGACGCCGACGGCATCGAGCAGGCGCTGATGCGCTCGGCCCGCACGCCGCTGGTCGGTGCTCGCGGACTGTTCACCCCGCTGTACGGCTACGGCATCGTCGACGCCCAGGCCGCCGTCCAGCAGCCGATGTGA
- a CDS encoding nucleobase:cation symporter-2 family protein, protein MALFKIRRNRGTRNGKPSDVHPVDEVMPPVRMMAYGVQHIAAMYAGVVAPPLIVGEAMGLPPIEMTLLIGASLFTAGLATMLQSLGIWKIGARLPFVNGVTFGSVAPMLAIVAQQGQQHSLSVIYGSVLIAGLLAFLIAPYFSRMVRFFPPVVNGTVITLIGLALMPVGIKWITGTDSSAPDYAAPEKIALGGATFALVLLFNRFLKGFWNRIALLIGLVVGTLIAWPMGLINTTTIESAPVFNLPTPFALGAPMFDLTATISICIVMLVAMMETTADMVALGEIVDRPADEETIAAGLRADGAGSALSAVFGGFTCSAFAQNIGLVALTRVRSRYVVATAGGVLVLLGLFPVVGAIVSLVPQPVLGGAALVLFGSVAVSGIRTLGKSDLGDPFNSLIVAGALGIGLVPVISPHFYEHFPSALRTVLDSGISTGCIAALLLNMLFNAWRKKSASTEETVGGDTVAVIATTPGETAVPEPRNSPKGSSSESVH, encoded by the coding sequence ATGGCCCTCTTCAAGATCCGTCGCAACCGCGGCACCCGGAACGGAAAACCCAGCGACGTCCACCCGGTGGACGAAGTGATGCCCCCGGTACGCATGATGGCGTACGGCGTCCAGCACATCGCCGCGATGTACGCGGGCGTGGTGGCGCCACCGCTGATCGTCGGCGAGGCCATGGGCCTGCCGCCGATCGAGATGACCTTGCTGATCGGGGCGAGCCTGTTCACCGCGGGCCTGGCCACCATGCTGCAGTCGCTGGGCATCTGGAAGATCGGTGCCCGGCTGCCGTTCGTCAACGGCGTCACGTTCGGTTCGGTCGCGCCGATGCTGGCCATCGTCGCGCAGCAGGGGCAGCAGCACTCGCTGTCGGTGATCTACGGTTCGGTGCTGATCGCGGGCCTGCTGGCCTTCCTGATCGCCCCCTACTTCTCCCGCATGGTGCGGTTCTTCCCGCCGGTGGTCAACGGCACCGTGATCACGCTGATCGGGCTGGCCCTGATGCCGGTGGGCATCAAGTGGATCACCGGCACCGATTCCAGCGCTCCCGACTACGCCGCGCCCGAGAAGATCGCGCTCGGCGGCGCGACGTTCGCCCTGGTGCTGCTGTTCAACCGCTTCCTGAAGGGCTTCTGGAACCGCATCGCGCTGCTCATCGGCCTGGTCGTGGGCACCCTGATCGCCTGGCCCATGGGTCTGATCAACACCACCACCATCGAATCGGCGCCGGTGTTCAACCTGCCCACGCCGTTCGCGCTGGGCGCGCCGATGTTCGACCTGACGGCGACCATCTCGATCTGCATCGTGATGCTGGTGGCGATGATGGAGACCACCGCGGACATGGTCGCGCTCGGCGAGATCGTGGACCGGCCCGCCGACGAGGAGACCATCGCGGCCGGCCTGCGCGCCGACGGTGCGGGCAGCGCGCTCAGCGCCGTGTTCGGCGGTTTCACCTGCAGCGCCTTCGCGCAGAACATCGGCCTGGTGGCGCTGACCCGGGTGCGCAGCCGGTACGTGGTCGCCACCGCCGGTGGTGTGCTGGTGCTGCTCGGCCTGTTCCCGGTCGTCGGCGCGATCGTCTCGCTGGTGCCGCAGCCGGTGCTCGGTGGTGCCGCGCTGGTGCTGTTCGGTTCGGTCGCCGTCAGCGGTATCCGCACGCTGGGCAAGTCCGACCTGGGCGACCCGTTCAACTCGCTGATCGTGGCGGGCGCGCTGGGCATCGGCCTGGTCCCGGTGATCTCGCCGCACTTCTACGAGCACTTCCCGTCCGCGCTGCGCACCGTGCTCGACTCGGGCATCAGCACCGGCTGCATCGCGGCCCTGCTGCTGAACATGCTGTTCAACGCCTGGCGCAAGAAGTCGGCGAGCACCGAGGAGACGGTCGGCGGCGACACGGTCGCGGTCATCGCCACCACCCCGGGCGAAACCGCCGTCCCGGAACCCCGCAACTCCCCCAAGGGCTCCTCATCGGAGTCCGTGCACTGA